One part of the Asterias amurensis chromosome 11, ASM3211899v1 genome encodes these proteins:
- the LOC139944171 gene encoding 3-mercaptopyruvate sulfurtransferase-like isoform X2, which translates to MIKVPTLVSPGWVSEQILSKMKNLCILDASWHLPIFKRDQQEEYLQEHIPGAQFFDIEKCARPSEDTQKLSHTLPTADFFAEYVGNLGIDNESHVVVYENNAKFGAFSAPRAWWMFRIFGHAKISIMEGGLPLWIKEGRKTTDKIPLTERSVFQASFNADLFKTFGDVERNLEERKFQVMDARPEGRFQGIQPEPRQGVESGHMPNSFNVPFPKMMEEKDGTLKFKSPDQLQKTFEAAGLDMSKPITASCGSGVSACILALGAHLAGMEGVAVFDGAWEEYYLKMKEINPENIVKG; encoded by the exons ATGATAAAAGTACCAACTCTAGTGTCGCCCGGTTGGGTTTCAGAGCAGATCCTCTCTAAAATGAAAAATCTCTGCATCCTTGATGCGTCTTGGCATCTTCCGATATTCAAACGGGACCAGCAGGAAGAGTACCTACAAGAACACATCCCGGGTGCCCAGTTCTTTGACATTGAGAAATGTGCCAGACCTAGTGAAGATACCCAGAAGCTCTCACACACCCTTCCTACAGCAGATTTCTTTGCTGAGTATGTTGGAAATCTTGGAATCGATAATGAGAGTCATGTGGTAGTGTATGAAAATAATGCCAAGTTCGGAGCCTTCTCAGCACCTCGTGCCTGGTGGATGTTCCGCATCTTTGGTCACGCTAAGATATCCATCATGGAAGGAGGGCTCCCTCTGTGGATCAAGGAGGGACGTAAAACAACTGATAAAATTCCTCTAACCGAACGGTCTGTGTTCCAGGCTTCATTCAACGCAGATTTATTCAAGACGTTTGGAGATGTTGAGAGAAACTTGGAAGAGAGGAAGTTTCAGGTTATGGATGCAAGGCCGGAAGGAAGATTCCAAGGCATCCAGCCAGAGCCAAGACAAG GTGTTGAGTCTGGTCACATGCCCAACTCCTTCAATGTCCCATTTCCGAAGATGATGGAAGAGAAAGATGGAACATTAAAATTTAAATCCCCTGATCAACTCCAGAAGACTTTTGAAGCAGCAGGGTTGGATATGTCAAAGCCAATCACAGCATCCTGTGGGTCTGGTGTTTCAGCCTGCATCTTGGCCCTTGGTGCGCATCTTGCCGGCATGGAGGGCGTGGCTGTTTTTGATGGTGCTTGGGAGGAATACTACTTGAAGATGAAGGAAATTAACCCTGAAAACATTGTGAAAGGTTGA
- the LOC139944171 gene encoding 3-mercaptopyruvate sulfurtransferase-like isoform X1, with amino-acid sequence MVQPLSLFHKKVTDVIWLEEEVDHSSIMIKVPTLVSPGWVSEQILSKMKNLCILDASWHLPIFKRDQQEEYLQEHIPGAQFFDIEKCARPSEDTQKLSHTLPTADFFAEYVGNLGIDNESHVVVYENNAKFGAFSAPRAWWMFRIFGHAKISIMEGGLPLWIKEGRKTTDKIPLTERSVFQASFNADLFKTFGDVERNLEERKFQVMDARPEGRFQGIQPEPRQGVESGHMPNSFNVPFPKMMEEKDGTLKFKSPDQLQKTFEAAGLDMSKPITASCGSGVSACILALGAHLAGMEGVAVFDGAWEEYYLKMKEINPENIVKG; translated from the exons ATGGTACAACCCTTGTCTCTTTTTCACAAGAAGGTCACTGACGTCATCTGGCTCGAGGAGGAAGTAG atCATTCTTCAATAATGATAAAAGTACCAACTCTAGTGTCGCCCGGTTGGGTTTCAGAGCAGATCCTCTCTAAAATGAAAAATCTCTGCATCCTTGATGCGTCTTGGCATCTTCCGATATTCAAACGGGACCAGCAGGAAGAGTACCTACAAGAACACATCCCGGGTGCCCAGTTCTTTGACATTGAGAAATGTGCCAGACCTAGTGAAGATACCCAGAAGCTCTCACACACCCTTCCTACAGCAGATTTCTTTGCTGAGTATGTTGGAAATCTTGGAATCGATAATGAGAGTCATGTGGTAGTGTATGAAAATAATGCCAAGTTCGGAGCCTTCTCAGCACCTCGTGCCTGGTGGATGTTCCGCATCTTTGGTCACGCTAAGATATCCATCATGGAAGGAGGGCTCCCTCTGTGGATCAAGGAGGGACGTAAAACAACTGATAAAATTCCTCTAACCGAACGGTCTGTGTTCCAGGCTTCATTCAACGCAGATTTATTCAAGACGTTTGGAGATGTTGAGAGAAACTTGGAAGAGAGGAAGTTTCAGGTTATGGATGCAAGGCCGGAAGGAAGATTCCAAGGCATCCAGCCAGAGCCAAGACAAG GTGTTGAGTCTGGTCACATGCCCAACTCCTTCAATGTCCCATTTCCGAAGATGATGGAAGAGAAAGATGGAACATTAAAATTTAAATCCCCTGATCAACTCCAGAAGACTTTTGAAGCAGCAGGGTTGGATATGTCAAAGCCAATCACAGCATCCTGTGGGTCTGGTGTTTCAGCCTGCATCTTGGCCCTTGGTGCGCATCTTGCCGGCATGGAGGGCGTGGCTGTTTTTGATGGTGCTTGGGAGGAATACTACTTGAAGATGAAGGAAATTAACCCTGAAAACATTGTGAAAGGTTGA
- the LOC139944172 gene encoding 3-mercaptopyruvate sulfurtransferase-like produces the protein MIKVPTLVSPGWVSEQILSKTKNLCILDVSWHLPIFKRDQQEEYLQEHIPGAQFFDIEKCARPSEDTQKLSHTLPTADFFAEYVGNLGIDNESHVVVYENNAKFGAFSAPRVWWMFRIFGHTKISIMEGGLPLWIKEGRETTDKIPLTERSVFQASFNADLFKTFGDVERNLEERKFQVMDARPEGRFQGIQPEPRQDVESGHMPNSFNVPFPKMMEEKGGTLKFKSPDQLQKTFEAAGLDMSKPITASCSSGISACILALGAHLAGMEGVAVFDGAWEEYYLKMKEINPENIVKG, from the exons ATGATAAAAGTACCAACTCTAGTGTCGCCCGGTTGGGTTTCAGAGCAGATCCTCTCCAAAACGAAAAATCTCTGCATCCTTGATGTGTCTTGGCATCTTCCGATATTCAAACGGGACCAGCAGGAAGAGTACCTACAAGAACACATCCCGGGTGCCCAGTTCTTTGACATTGAGAAATGTGCCAGACCTAGTGAAGATACCCAGAAGCTCTCACACACCCTTCCTACAGCAGATTTCTTTGCCGAGTATGTTGGAAATCTTGGAATCGATAATGAGAGTCATGTGGTAGTGTATGAAAATAATGCCAAGTTTGGAGCCTTCTCAGCACCTCGTGTCTGGTGGATGTTCCGCATCTTTGGTCACACTAAGATATCCATCATGGAAGGAGGGCTCCCTCTGTGGATCAAGGAGGGACGTGAAACAACTGATAAAATTCCTCTAACTGAACGGTCTGTGTTCCAGGCTTCATTCAACGCAGATTTATTCAAGACGTTTGGAGATGTTGAGAGAAACTTGGAAGAGAGGAAGTTTCAGGTTATGGATGCAAGGCCGGAAGGAAGATTCCAAGGCATCCAGCCAGAGCCAAGACAAG ATGTTGAGTCTGGTCACATGCCCAACTCCTTTAATGTCCCATTTCCGAAGATGATGGAAGAGAAAGGTGGAACATTAAAATTTAAATCCCCTGATCAACTCCAGAAGACTTTTGAAGCAGCAGGGTTGGATATGTCAAAGCCAATCACAGCATCCTGTTCGTCTGGTATTTCAGCCTGCATCTTGGCCCTTGGTGCGCATCTTGCCGGCATGGAGGGCGTGGCTGTTTTTGATGGTGCTTGGGAGGAATACTACTTGAAGATGAAGGAAATTAACCCTGAAAACATTGTGAAAGGTTGA